The Arachis hypogaea cultivar Tifrunner chromosome 14, arahy.Tifrunner.gnm2.J5K5, whole genome shotgun sequence genome has a segment encoding these proteins:
- the LOC112743755 gene encoding uncharacterized protein, whose product MLLALPSSWYRYKSSTSSSRLAHSYWTSAVLRVLGSPQQKGFSVILSDMCPLVSGITTKDAALSVELGMRALDLAVGRRAAFSVYADGDDNQEGEQSHDDPSTLAETGVLQVGGNLLIKLLESEDAKEQSS is encoded by the exons ATGTTGCTCGCTCTGCCTTCAAG CTGGTACAGATACAAAAGCAGCACAAGCTCATCAAGGCTGGCTCATTCGTACTGGACCTCGGCTGTGCTCCGGGTGCTTGGCTCTCCACAG CAAAAAGGGTTTTCTGTTATACTTTCGGACATGTGCCCTTTGGTTTCTGGAATCACAACTAAAGATGCAGCTTTGTCAGTGGAGCTAGGGATGCGAGCATTGGATTTGGCTGTTGGCAGAAGAGCTGCATTTTCAGTTTATGCTGACGGTGATGATAATCAGGAAGGTGAGCAAAGCCATGATGATCCGTCCACTTTGGCGGAAACTGGAGTGTTGCAAGTTGGTGGGAACCTTCTTATAAAGCTTTTGGAGAGCGAAGATGCAAAAG AACAATCTTCATGA